TAATTTTATAATCAACACCGCTTGGTTTAATTACCACCAGATTTTCATTTCGATCAATTGCGCTTACATTTCCCCATGTCAACAATACAAGATTATTTCTCACCAAATCTAAGTTTGCTTCAAGCACTTTATTTTTAAGTTCTTCCAGCATTAATTTTTCTCGCGCGTTTCATTTTTAATTTTCAGAAGATCTTTCATAACGTTGAATAAATTTCCATTCCATTCTTTTGTACCGAATGAATCATGTAGCTGCACATAAAGTGTGTAGAGTTTTTTATAAACTTCAACATTTTCCTGAATAGGATGATAAACTTTATCAACGCCGGTCATTGATTTAATCGCGTTATCAATTTTATCATAGCCGCCATTATTATTACCCGCCGCGACAGTTGAAAAAATTGCGGCGCCCAATGCCGGAGTCTGCTCACTCTTTGAAACTTTCATCGGGCGGTTTGTAACATCGGCATAAATCTGCATAAGAAGTTTATTTTTAATCGCCAAACCTCCGCAGTTTACAATATCGTTTATACGTACTTCGTTATCTTCAATTCTGTCAATAATTTTCAGTGCGCCGAATGCTGTAGCTTCTATAAGCGTTCTGTATATTTCATGAGGCTGAGTATGAAGTGTTTGTCCAAGTATTAATCCCGTCAGCCTAACATCGACAAGAACAGTTCTGTTTCCGTTATTCCAGTCAAGCGCCAGCAATCCGGTTTCACCGGGCAATAATTTTGAAGCTTCATTTTCAAGATTCACAAATTTTTCATCGAGTGTAGAGCCGTATTTTTCGGGAACGAAATTATTAACAAACCACAGAAAAATATCACCCACCGCGGATTGACCCGCTTCAATTCCGTAATAATTTTCAATAACTGAATTTCTAACAATTCCGCAAACGCCGGGAATATCATTTATTTTTTGTTTGGAATTTGTAACCATTATATCGCATGTACTTGTTCCTAAAATCTTTACCAAAGTTCCTTCGGAAATTCCAGCTCCAACGGCACCCATGTGCGCGTCAAACGCGCCAACCGCAACGGCAACCATTGAAGTAAGTCCGAGTTTTTCAGCCCAATCTTTTGAAAGATAACCGGCCAAAGTTTCCGAAGAATAAGCTTTATCGTATAAACGATTTCTTAAATCGCCGAAGTTCGGCGACAAAGTATTTAAAAATTCCGAATCTGGCAATCCGTTCCAGTCATCATTATACATTGCTTTATGACCCGCGGCGCAGACGCTTCGTTTTACTGTAATGGGATTTATATCGCCAATCAAATGTCCGGTAATCCAATCACAGATTTCAATCCAGCTGTGTGCCTCGTTATAAACTTCCGGCGCGGTATTTTTGCAATGCAGAATTTTACTCCAAAACCATTCGGATGAATAAACACCGCCTATTTTTGATAAATAATTCGGTCTGATTTCAGATGCCAATTTTGTGATCTCAGCAGCTTCTTCAAAACTTGTATGATCTTTCCAAAGCCAAACGTATGACGCGTTATTTGTCTTAAATTCATTTTTAAAGCAAAGAGGATTTCCATCAGCGTCAACGGGCATTGGACTGCTTCCGGTTGTATCAACACCAATACTGATAATATCTTTCGCGTCAAAATCACTGATAGATTTTTTTGCTTTAGTAATTGCTTCCTTAACTATTATTTCAATTCCCTCGATATAATCAGCCGGATTTTGTCTTGCTAAATTCGTATCATTTTTATCAATAATTACACCTGCATCACCCGTAGGATAATTAAAAACATGAGAAGCAATTTCTCTTCCGTTTTCAATATTAACAATTAAACTTCTGCATGAGTTTGTGCCGAAATCTAAACCGATTGCGTATTTATTCATTATTTCCCTTTATATTAATTATCCGTTAAAATAAATATAAGCTATAAGAATAATTACTATTACCATTACCGAAGCAATTAAGTCAACTGCAGACCAGCTTGCGCGCGTTTCTTTTTTATGTTCCGCGGTTGTTGTCTGGTATGTTAATCCGCTGATCTTACTATAATCCGGTTCTTCAGTCATGTAGCTGACAATGAACATTACTGCAAGACTGATAATGAAAATTAACAGTCCGTAATATTGAAAGAAAATATTATTTATAATCCAGAAGAATGAGCCTTCTGTATAACTGAAATTTGTGCCTAATTTTACCGGAGTATCAATTGCTAGTCTGAACAATCCCAAACCGAAACCCGTGTATAGCGCGGCTATAGCGCCTTTGCCGTTTAATCTTTTATTAAAAATTCCGGCGAAGAACACAACGAATATAGGAGGAGCCAAATAAGCCTGAACGCCTTGCAAATAATCATATAATCCTTTACCGCCTTTAATTACCGGAAGCCATAACAAACCGATAACAACCATAACTGTTGTTGCAATTCTGCCGACCCAAACCAGTTTTTCCTGAGAAACATTCGGTTTTAAGCGAGCATAAAAATCTATTGTAAATAAAGTTGAGCAAGCGTTGAAAACACCGGCGAGCGAGCTCATTAATGCCGCTAAAAGTCCGGCTACAACCATTCCTCTAATTCCAACGGGCAAAACATTTGCTACCATTAACGGGAATGCCTGCTGAGCGTTTTCTCTTATTATATGTCCATCCGGACCAATTAATTGCGATTGAAGAGCTGGAATTTTACCGCTTACGGCTAGTGCGTAAGAAATTATTCCAGGAACGATAAAAATAAATACAGGCAGTAATTTAAAGTATGCTGCGGCAATTGATCCTCTTCTTGCTTCAGTTTCACCGTTTGCGGATAAAGCTCTTTGAACTATATATTGATCTGTTGTCCAATACCAAAGTCCAACAATAGGAGCGGCAAACAGCATTCCAATCCAAGGATAATTATCATTAAAATACCAAGCCATTTTACCTGTCTCTCTTACGGGAGCCCATGTACTTTCAATTCCGGCAGGAACAATTGGTTTCCATAAATTAAACATTTCGGTTCCAACAATTTCTTTGAGCGCTGCCCAGCCGCCCAAAGCGTCCAAACCAAAATATGTTACCAATGCCGAACCAATAATCAATATTACCGTTTGAAGAGCTTCGGTATATGCGACCGCCGCCATTCCGCCTACAACCGTGTACAGACCTGTAATTACGATCACCAAAATTGAACCAATCCAAAAACTGTCCATGCCCATAAAATTTATTTCGGGAAGAAGAACGGAAAATACAACACCGCCGGCAAAAACGCCGACCGCAATTTTAGTTAGAACATAAGCGACCAAAGAAATTGCGGATAACACGGTTCTTGCGTGAGGGGAGAATCTTCTCTCAAGAAATTCCGGCATTGTAAAAACCTTTGAACGAAGATAAAAAGGAACCATTACCCAGCCTAAAACCAAAAGACACCAGGCGTGCAATTCATAATGAGCCATCGCAACTCCGTCTGTTGCGCCGGAGCCTGCCAAACCTACGAGATGCTCGGAACCTATATTAGAAGCGAAAATAGAAGCACCGACGATAAACCATCCCAAATGTCTTCCGGCAAGAAAATAATCGGTTGAAGTATTTTTTTGTTTTTTAATTACCCACCAAGCCAATCCTAAAATGATTGAAAAGTAAGCGGCAATCACCAACCAATCAATTGAGTGAAGTACAGCCATGATGTTCTCCTTATGAAAATTGGTTCTTTTATGATTATGTTTTAGTTATGTTAAAACGTTTTAATTGTCCGCAAATATAAATAATTAATTAAACCATTTTACGTAATTTTTTAACCTAATCGCGCAAAATAATTATGAATTATAAATTGATAAAAAGAATGGATAAAAATTGTTTGCAAAAATAAAGCTATGAAGAATTGATAATTATTTTATTGCTTGAAAATTAATCTAAAAACTTAAACTAAAATTCAACTTTTATACCAAAAGAAGGGAGAAGAGGCCAAAGAGCTATTTCAGTTATTTTTGGGTTGCCCTTACTGTCAAACGAGTATTCGTATCCTCTTATATTTTTATGATTTAACGCGTTGCTGATTTCAAAAAAAAGTATTTAACGCATAATTAGATAATTTAAAACATTTTGGATATTCTGAAATCTAGTCGGCTGTATGCCGGTAAAATTGAAGTAGTATTCGGCTCGGATTCCCAAATATATTCGTTGCTTTCTTTATAATAATACAGAGTTTTTTCTGCATAAGGGAAACCCGAACCATAATAATATTTTGAATTAAGCGACCAGCCGCTTCCCAAATTAAAATCAGTAACCCAAGAAAATGTGTGCGTTTGCCCGGTAAGCCTTTGATATGCACCTTTATTGTCGTTCTTTTCGTCTTCCATCGCAACCAAATATCCATAACTTACCCAAGTATAAAATCTGGGAATATTCAGTAATATATAAGTATCAATCCCTTTGGCAAAACCCGCCGCGTCATTATTGCGTGAATAAAATAATTTGCTGTAATGTGAATAATATGATGAAATTAAATTCTGATAATCTTTATAATATAAATCGAGTTTCACTTTTAATGTGCTGATTTTGGAATTTGACAAATTAAAATCCTGCTCAATTCCGGCAACGTAATGAATTGCCATCTGCGACTTTGTATTGTTTGGCGAAGAATTGGAATATTTAAGCTGTGTATAAATTGGCGTTTGATAATAATGACCCCAAGCGGCTCTAAATACTGTGCCGAAATCCGTTGAATACGCAATATTAAATCTTGGACTGTAAGTCGTTTCCTTGTTCATATCAAAATAATCAAATCTTCCCGCGATATTTAAAATTACATTATCTTTTATCTGAATTATATTTTCAACATAACCTGAATTTTTATAAGAATACGCGTTATCTATATTCGATAAATGCGCAAGATCGCTTACAAAACTTGTGTTAAACGTATCAATAAACTCCGGCGTATAAGCAGAATTATTTACAATTCTATTCATTAAATTATTTTGGTCATAAAATAATTTTTTTATACTGAAGACCCGATTTTATGTCATAATATGGAGATAACTGATAATTTATCTCAGCAGCAAATTCTAAAGTTTTTATTGTTAAATCATAGTTATATAAATGAGTATTTGTATTGCTGATGAAAAAATGGTCATTTGCATAAATATCTTCATTATAAACATTTCTTGTAACAAAATTTTCGTGATCCCGCTGATCATAATAAGAGATACTATTTTTT
The sequence above is drawn from the Ignavibacteriota bacterium genome and encodes:
- a CDS encoding ribulokinase, which codes for MNKYAIGLDFGTNSCRSLIVNIENGREIASHVFNYPTGDAGVIIDKNDTNLARQNPADYIEGIEIIVKEAITKAKKSISDFDAKDIISIGVDTTGSSPMPVDADGNPLCFKNEFKTNNASYVWLWKDHTSFEEAAEITKLASEIRPNYLSKIGGVYSSEWFWSKILHCKNTAPEVYNEAHSWIEICDWITGHLIGDINPITVKRSVCAAGHKAMYNDDWNGLPDSEFLNTLSPNFGDLRNRLYDKAYSSETLAGYLSKDWAEKLGLTSMVAVAVGAFDAHMGAVGAGISEGTLVKILGTSTCDIMVTNSKQKINDIPGVCGIVRNSVIENYYGIEAGQSAVGDIFLWFVNNFVPEKYGSTLDEKFVNLENEASKLLPGETGLLALDWNNGNRTVLVDVRLTGLILGQTLHTQPHEIYRTLIEATAFGALKIIDRIEDNEVRINDIVNCGGLAIKNKLLMQIYADVTNRPMKVSKSEQTPALGAAIFSTVAAGNNNGGYDKIDNAIKSMTGVDKVYHPIQENVEVYKKLYTLYVQLHDSFGTKEWNGNLFNVMKDLLKIKNETREKN
- a CDS encoding sodium/solute symporter (Members of the Solute:Sodium Symporter (SSS), TC 2.A.21 as described in tcdb.org, catalyze solute:Na+ symport. Known solutes for members of the family include sugars, amino acids, nucleosides, inositols, vitamins, urea or anions, depending on the system.) gives rise to the protein MAVLHSIDWLVIAAYFSIILGLAWWVIKKQKNTSTDYFLAGRHLGWFIVGASIFASNIGSEHLVGLAGSGATDGVAMAHYELHAWCLLVLGWVMVPFYLRSKVFTMPEFLERRFSPHARTVLSAISLVAYVLTKIAVGVFAGGVVFSVLLPEINFMGMDSFWIGSILVIVITGLYTVVGGMAAVAYTEALQTVILIIGSALVTYFGLDALGGWAALKEIVGTEMFNLWKPIVPAGIESTWAPVRETGKMAWYFNDNYPWIGMLFAAPIVGLWYWTTDQYIVQRALSANGETEARRGSIAAAYFKLLPVFIFIVPGIISYALAVSGKIPALQSQLIGPDGHIIRENAQQAFPLMVANVLPVGIRGMVVAGLLAALMSSLAGVFNACSTLFTIDFYARLKPNVSQEKLVWVGRIATTVMVVIGLLWLPVIKGGKGLYDYLQGVQAYLAPPIFVVFFAGIFNKRLNGKGAIAALYTGFGLGLFRLAIDTPVKLGTNFSYTEGSFFWIINNIFFQYYGLLIFIISLAVMFIVSYMTEEPDYSKISGLTYQTTTAEHKKETRASWSAVDLIASVMVIVIILIAYIYFNG
- a CDS encoding TonB-dependent receptor, which gives rise to MNRIVNNSAYTPEFIDTFNTSFVSDLAHLSNIDNAYSYKNSGYVENIIQIKDNVILNIAGRFDYFDMNKETTYSPRFNIAYSTDFGTVFRAAWGHYYQTPIYTQLKYSNSSPNNTKSQMAIHYVAGIEQDFNLSNSKISTLKVKLDLYYKDYQNLISSYYSHYSKLFYSRNNDAAGFAKGIDTYILLNIPRFYTWVSYGYLVAMEDEKNDNKGAYQRLTGQTHTFSWVTDFNLGSGWSLNSKYYYGSGFPYAEKTLYYYKESNEYIWESEPNTTSILPAYSRLDFRISKMF